The Listeria monocytogenes genome window below encodes:
- a CDS encoding sugar ABC transporter permease, protein MNWLTAPQTVSIIVITIEWKSASFVGLVFLDGLQNISPLYYEAAN, encoded by the coding sequence GTGAACTGGTTAACTGCTCCGCAAACGGTGTCAATTATCGTTATTACGATTGAATGGAAAAGTGCGAGTTTCGTCGGGTTAGTATTCCTTGATGGATTGCAAAATATTTCACCATTATACTACGAAGCTGCCAATTAG